In Candidatus Omnitrophota bacterium, the following proteins share a genomic window:
- a CDS encoding DUF2905 domain-containing protein: MISAFGRFLIFLGIVLFGLGIIFVLGERIPWLGKLPGDILIKKNNFSLYFPLATCLLLSILLSFILWFVSRFMK; encoded by the coding sequence ATGATTAGCGCATTTGGCAGATTTTTAATATTTTTAGGGATAGTTCTTTTTGGCTTGGGGATTATTTTTGTTTTAGGAGAGAGGATTCCTTGGTTAGGGAAGCTTCCCGGGGATATCTTAATCAAGAAAAATAATTTTAGTTTATATTTTCCCCTTGCCACGTGTCTTCTATTAAGTATACTCTTAAGTTTTATTCTCTGGTTCGTTAGTCGTTTTATGAAATAA
- a CDS encoding epoxyqueuosine reductase QueH has translation MEKVLLHICCGPCSIYPFSKLKEEGYQTTGFFYNPNIYPEEEFIKRREALYELSKRENFKIVYLEYLPEDFFTRVDPGIYPRCSKCWELRLTKTAAYARDNDFGSFSTTLLVSPFQDQSKIKILGEEIADKYKVKFLYYDFREGFHEAQNKAKEIGLYRQNYCGCIYSKIEREERLAKKDLND, from the coding sequence ATGGAAAAGGTATTATTACATATTTGCTGTGGGCCGTGTAGTATCTACCCTTTTTCTAAACTTAAGGAAGAGGGGTACCAAACTACCGGTTTTTTTTATAACCCTAACATTTATCCCGAGGAAGAATTTATAAAACGGAGGGAGGCTCTTTATGAATTGTCTAAGAGGGAAAATTTTAAGATTGTTTATTTAGAATATTTACCCGAAGATTTCTTTACAAGAGTTGATCCGGGGATTTATCCGCGCTGTTCTAAATGTTGGGAACTACGTTTGACTAAGACCGCTGCTTATGCCAGAGATAATGATTTTGGTTCTTTCTCAACGACACTCTTGGTAAGTCCGTTTCAGGACCAGAGTAAAATCAAAATATTGGGCGAAGAGATTGCCGATAAATATAAAGTTAAATTTTTATATTATGATTTTAGAGAAGGATTTCATGAAGCACAGAACAAAGCAAAAGAAATAGGACTTTATCGCCAGAATTATTGTGGTTGTATTTACAGTAAAATAGAAAGAGAAGAAAGGTTAGCAAAGAAAGATTTAAATGATTAG